In Phyllopteryx taeniolatus isolate TA_2022b chromosome 1, UOR_Ptae_1.2, whole genome shotgun sequence, the following proteins share a genomic window:
- the pcid2 gene encoding PCI domain-containing protein 2 isoform X1 encodes MAHITINQYLQQVSEAIDNQKGSLCAELLSFKHPHVANPRLQLANPEDKCQQVLEPPYDEMVAAHLRCTYAVANHDFVEAYKFQTIVVQYPLWALPVMFTVTLDLRIFANNAEQQLQQKGKGQPSEMLEKAAEQLMSCFRICASDNRAGIEDSKKWGMMFLSNQLFKIYFKINKLHLCKPLIRAIDSSNLKNDYSPAQKVTYKYYVGRKAMFDSDFKPAEEFLSYSFRHCHRASQKNKRMILIYLLPVKMLLGHMPTLQLLEKYDLLQFAQVTKAVSDGNLLLLNEALSKHETFFIRCGIFLILEKLKIITYRNLFKKVYLLLRTHQLPLDTFLVALKMMKVEDVDVDEVQCILANLIYMGHIKGYISHQHQKLVVSKQNPFPPLSTIS; translated from the exons ATGGCTCACATCACCATCAACCAGTATCTGCAGCAG GTTTCCGAAGCCATCGACAACCAGAAGGGGTCACTTTGTGCTGAGCTGTTGTCTTTTAAACACCCACATGTGGCCAACCCACGGCTCCAG CTGGCCAACCCAGAGGACAAATGTCAGCAGGTTCTTGAGCCGCCGTACGACGAGATGGTGGCTGCTCATCTCAG GTGTACATATGCAGTCGCCAATCACGACTTTGTAGAAGCCTACAAGTTCCAGACCATTGTTGTCCAATATCCTTTATG gGCGCTGCCTGTCATGTTCACAGTCACTCTGGATCTCAGGATATTTGCCAATAAT GCAGAGCAACAGTTGCAACAAAAGGGCAAAGGTCAACCGAGTGAGATGCTGGAAAAAGCAGCTGAGCAACTAATGAGCTGCTTTCGAATATGTGCCAGTGACAa TCGAGCTGGGATCGAGGACTCGAAGAAGTGGGGCATGATGTTTCTAAGCAACCAGCTCTTCAAGATCTACTTTAAG ATCAATAAGCTGCATTTGTGCAAGCCGCTCATCAGGGCCATTGATAGCTCCAACTTGAAGAACGACTACAGTCCAGCTCAGAAGGTCACTTACAAATACTACGTGGGCCGCAAGGCCATGTTTGACAGTGACTTCAAACCAG CCGAGGAGTTTCTGTCTTATTCCTTCCGACACTGCCATCGTGCCAGTCAGAAGAACAAGAGAATGATTCTCATCTACCTGCTGCCAGTCAAGATGCTGCTG GGCCACATGCCGACACTTCAGCTCCTGGAGAAGTATGACCTCCTGCAGTTTGCCCAAGTCACCAAGGCTGTCAG TGACGGGAACTTGCTCCTGCTGAATGAAGCTCTGTCCAAACACGAGACCTTCTTCATCCGCTGTGGCATCTTCCTCATCCTGGAGAAGCTCAAGATCATCACCTACAGGAATCTCTTCAAGAAAGT GTACCTACTGCTGAGGACCCACCAGCTGCCTCTGGACACCTTCCTGGTGGCCCTGAAGATGATGAAGGTGGAGGATGTCGATGTTGATGAGGTGCAGTGTATCCTGGCTAACCTCATCTACATG GGTCACATCAAAGGTTACATCTCACACCAACACCAGAAGCTTGTGGTCAGCAAACAGAATCCCTTCCCTCCGCTGTCTACAATCTCCTAG
- the pcid2 gene encoding PCI domain-containing protein 2 isoform X2, translated as MFTVTLDLRIFANNAEQQLQQKGKGQPSEMLEKAAEQLMSCFRICASDNRAGIEDSKKWGMMFLSNQLFKIYFKINKLHLCKPLIRAIDSSNLKNDYSPAQKVTYKYYVGRKAMFDSDFKPAEEFLSYSFRHCHRASQKNKRMILIYLLPVKMLLGHMPTLQLLEKYDLLQFAQVTKAVSDGNLLLLNEALSKHETFFIRCGIFLILEKLKIITYRNLFKKVYLLLRTHQLPLDTFLVALKMMKVEDVDVDEVQCILANLIYMGHIKGYISHQHQKLVVSKQNPFPPLSTIS; from the exons ATGTTCACAGTCACTCTGGATCTCAGGATATTTGCCAATAAT GCAGAGCAACAGTTGCAACAAAAGGGCAAAGGTCAACCGAGTGAGATGCTGGAAAAAGCAGCTGAGCAACTAATGAGCTGCTTTCGAATATGTGCCAGTGACAa TCGAGCTGGGATCGAGGACTCGAAGAAGTGGGGCATGATGTTTCTAAGCAACCAGCTCTTCAAGATCTACTTTAAG ATCAATAAGCTGCATTTGTGCAAGCCGCTCATCAGGGCCATTGATAGCTCCAACTTGAAGAACGACTACAGTCCAGCTCAGAAGGTCACTTACAAATACTACGTGGGCCGCAAGGCCATGTTTGACAGTGACTTCAAACCAG CCGAGGAGTTTCTGTCTTATTCCTTCCGACACTGCCATCGTGCCAGTCAGAAGAACAAGAGAATGATTCTCATCTACCTGCTGCCAGTCAAGATGCTGCTG GGCCACATGCCGACACTTCAGCTCCTGGAGAAGTATGACCTCCTGCAGTTTGCCCAAGTCACCAAGGCTGTCAG TGACGGGAACTTGCTCCTGCTGAATGAAGCTCTGTCCAAACACGAGACCTTCTTCATCCGCTGTGGCATCTTCCTCATCCTGGAGAAGCTCAAGATCATCACCTACAGGAATCTCTTCAAGAAAGT GTACCTACTGCTGAGGACCCACCAGCTGCCTCTGGACACCTTCCTGGTGGCCCTGAAGATGATGAAGGTGGAGGATGTCGATGTTGATGAGGTGCAGTGTATCCTGGCTAACCTCATCTACATG GGTCACATCAAAGGTTACATCTCACACCAACACCAGAAGCTTGTGGTCAGCAAACAGAATCCCTTCCCTCCGCTGTCTACAATCTCCTAG